A stretch of Ipomoea triloba cultivar NCNSP0323 chromosome 13, ASM357664v1 DNA encodes these proteins:
- the LOC116001840 gene encoding ethylene-responsive transcription factor ERF027-like: protein MADPNSKTPEIIISQTASYPNRQLQAIAATATATTVTAAAVVEDKVIEATTTTTLDTPNLVSPRLAEQGQVAAASSPTGGRGKHPKYRGVRSRSGKWVSEIREPRKTTRIWLGTYPTPEMAAAAYDVAALALRSAEAVLNFPAFAARYPVPVSSDAADIRRAAASAAAMMKPESSGGDGGGGRLERSDDPSVNTEYIDEEELFNMNNLLVDMAGGMMVSPPRMNSSHHADDSPGNSDAETLWNY, encoded by the coding sequence ATGGCTGACCCTAATTCGAAAACTCCAGagattattattagtcaaaCAGCATCTTACCCAAATCGCCAGCTACAGGCTATTGCTGCAACTGCAACTGCAACAACTGTAACGGCGGCGGCAGTTGTTGAGGATAAGGTTATAGAAgcgacaacaacaacaacgttgGATACTCCGAATTTGGTGTCTCCGAGGCTGGCAGAACAAGGGCAGGTCGCCGCGGCCTCTTCGCCCACGGGCGGCCGTGGGAAACACCCGAAGTACCGCGGAGTGAGGAGCCGGAGCGGGAAATGGGTGTCGGAGATTCGGGAGCCGCGGAAGACCACGCGGATTTGGCTGGGGACTTACCCGACGCCGGAGATGGCGGCGGCGGCCTACGACGTGGCGGCGCTGGCGCTTAGGAGCGCCGAGGCCGTGCTCAACTTCCCTGCCTTCGCCGCGCGGTACCCCGTCCCCGTTTCCTCCGACGCGGCGGATATAAGACGCGCCGCCGCTAGCGCGGCGGCGATGATGAAGCCTGAGAGTAGCGGCGGGGATGGCGGCGGTGGCCGCCTAGAGAGGAGCGATGATCCGTCGGTTAACACAGAGTATATTGATGAAGAAGAGCTTTTCAATATGAACAATTTGCTGGTGGATATGGCCGGAGGAATGATGGTGAGCCCGCCGAGGATGAATTCTTCCCATCACGCCGACGATTCCCCGGGAAACTCCGACGCCGAAACCCTCTGGAACTACTAA